Below is a genomic region from Methanolinea sp..
GGATCCCACCCGGGGAGGCGATCGGGTCGCGCATCGGGATCCTCTTCCCCGAGGCGACCCGCGAGTCCTCAATGGAGGTCATCCGCCGGGCGACCGCGGGAGAGGCAATGGAAGTCGCCGATATCCCGGTCCTCCAGCGGACCGGGGAGGTGAGGACGGTCCTCTGGAACTCGGCGAACATCCACGGGCCCGACGGGGTCTCGGTCATCGCGACGATCGCGCAGGGGCAGGACATCACCGAGCGCAAGAGGGTGGAAGAGGCCCTCCAGATGGCGAACAGGAAGCTCAACCTCCTCTCCTCCATCACCCGGCACGACATCAACAACCAGCTCACCGTCATCCAGGGCTACGCGGCGCTCCTCTCCGAGGAGCGGCTCGACCCGGCGATACAGGAGAGGGTGGGGGTGATCGCGAGGGCCGCGGAACGGATCGCGGCGATCATCCGGTTCACGAAGGAGTACGAGAGCATCGGCGTCCACGCGCCGGCGTGGCACGACTGCCGGCAACTCGTGGATACCTCGGCCCGGGAGGTCTCGCTCGGCGACGTGCGGGTCGTAAACGACATCCCCGCGGGGCTCGAGGTCTTCGCCGACCCCCTCATCCACAGGGTCATCTTCAACCTCGTGGACAACGCCGTCCGGTACGGGGGGAAGGTCACGAGGGTCCGGTTCGCCGCCGAGGAGGCTGGTGACGGATGCACGATCACCTGCGAGGACGACGGGCACGGCATCCCCGCGGAGGAGAAGGAGAAGATCTTCGGGAGGGGCTACGGGAAGAACACCGGGATGGGCCTCTTCCTCTCCCGCGAGATCCTCGCGATCACGGGGATCTCCATCCGGGAGACCGGCAGGCCGGGAGAGGGTGCACGGTTCAAGCTCCTCGTCCCCCGCGGGAAGTACAGGGTTGCTTCCACGTGACCGCGCTCCCCCTCCCGCAAAGTGCGATCGTTTCACCGGGGGGAGGGAATGTTTATTTATATAGGGATCTCTCATCTCATCCAGAGCAAAGGTGAGACCATGAGAATCCCCCTATTCATGCTCCTCGCGTGCGGGATCCTCGCGTCCTGCATGGTGACACTCTCCTGCGTGGCGGATGAACCCCAGGAGTTCCCGGGCGATTCACCGTCATGCGACACGTGCGGCACAGTCCCGCTCGGGGACGGTGACGACGGCGTTCCCCCCGGCAACGGGCAGGGTGGGGATGAGCAGGGTGACGGTGATGCCGGCGACGCGGGCGAGATCGTCGTCCTCCCGGAGGACGAAGGGGTTCCCGGCCCCGTGTGGGCGTTCCCCGATCCATCCTGCGTGGTGCAGGGCGAGCCGATCTGGATCCACGGCACCGCGGAGGGCAACCCGCCGGTCGTCGCGGTCTGGATCTTCGGGGAGGGGTACTTCTCCTACACGACCCTCGAGGTGACCGGGAAGGGGACGTTCGACCTCGAGATCCCGGGCGAGGAGACTGCAACGCTTTCCCCCGGCGACTACTTCGTGATCGCCCAGCACCCGATGGAGAACGGTGCCCTCGACGTCTCCCCGGACGAGACGATGGAGAGGGTGTGCAGCACCTCGCCCGAGCCCGGGACGGTCCTCTTCCCGCTGAAGGGCGATGGCGCGCTCGCGGGGCAGGAGGCGTTCGAGGCGGTCCTCGGGGCGATCGAGGATCCCGCGGTCGACGACGTCGCGTTCGCGTTCAAGTTCCCGGTCGATACCGTGGAGGCCACGGGGGACGAAGGGGGAGACAGCGAAGCGGAGCCGATCTCCGAGCCGATCCCCCTCAAGCAGGTGAACGCGACACCGGCAGCGAACTTCACGGCGTCCCCGACCACGGGCCCCGCCCCGCTCGAGGTGACCTTCACCGACACGTCGGCGGGCGTCGTCCACTCGAGGTTCTGGACATTCGGCGACGGGACGACCGCGTGGAGCAACGGGAGCGCGACCGTGACCCACGTGTACGCGTTGCCCGGGAACTACTCCGTCTCACTCACCGTGGCAAACGACGGGGGCGAGGACACCCTCGCGCGGGACGACCTCGTCCGCGTGGCGCCGTCCGGACCGCGGCCGATCCCGTTCTTCACGGCGAACAGGACGTTCGGGGTCGCCCCGCTCACCGTCCAGTTCACGGACAGGTCGAAGCGCGGGCCGCTCGCGTGGCACTGGGACTTCGGCGACGGGAACACCTCGTCCGAGAAGGACCCGGTCCACACCTACGCGTCCCCCGGGACCTACACGGTCACCCTCACGGTCTGGAACAGCGGCGGGAGCGCGACCGCGTCGCTCCCCGTCATGGTGCGGGCAGCGCCGGTCTTCCCGGTCCCCACGCCGACCGTGACGATCCCGCTATTGCCCACCATCTCCCCGCGCCCGACCCTCCCGCCGCTCCCCGGCCAGCCGCCGGTCGCGTTCTTCAAGGCGAACGTGACCATGGGCAGGGCCCCGCTCGCGGTCCAGTTCACCGACATGTCCTTCAATGCCCCCACCGCGTGGGCGTGGGACTTCGGTGACGGGGCGAACTCCACCGAGAGGAACCCGGTCCACGTGTACGTGCTCCCCGGGACCTACACGGTCACCCTCACGGTCCGCAACGCTGCGGGCGAGGGATCGACGCAGAGGCCGGTCTTCGCGCGGTGACCGGCACTCCCCCTCCCCTTTTTCCCCCTTTTCCCGCTCCCCGGGCCCTCCCCGTACCCCGCACCCGGTTTTCCCGCCCGGGAAACACTTTTTACTTCCCGTACCTCCATTCCTTATCGTG
It encodes:
- a CDS encoding PAS domain S-box protein, which gives rise to MNPAASPGEDARHTAKRLLPVVLLVATTAAGFAICVLALMAGWLTIFQNVLYIPIIIACVYFLRRGFAVSVGIALGYFALMARFSQDPAVLQGALIRVAIFVLVAAVVTYLAEVRARAERDLREANEYLTNLIAYANAPIVVWDRDYRITRFNRAFSQLTGIPPGEAIGSRIGILFPEATRESSMEVIRRATAGEAMEVADIPVLQRTGEVRTVLWNSANIHGPDGVSVIATIAQGQDITERKRVEEALQMANRKLNLLSSITRHDINNQLTVIQGYAALLSEERLDPAIQERVGVIARAAERIAAIIRFTKEYESIGVHAPAWHDCRQLVDTSAREVSLGDVRVVNDIPAGLEVFADPLIHRVIFNLVDNAVRYGGKVTRVRFAAEEAGDGCTITCEDDGHGIPAEEKEKIFGRGYGKNTGMGLFLSREILAITGISIRETGRPGEGARFKLLVPRGKYRVAST
- a CDS encoding PKD domain-containing protein; translation: MRIPLFMLLACGILASCMVTLSCVADEPQEFPGDSPSCDTCGTVPLGDGDDGVPPGNGQGGDEQGDGDAGDAGEIVVLPEDEGVPGPVWAFPDPSCVVQGEPIWIHGTAEGNPPVVAVWIFGEGYFSYTTLEVTGKGTFDLEIPGEETATLSPGDYFVIAQHPMENGALDVSPDETMERVCSTSPEPGTVLFPLKGDGALAGQEAFEAVLGAIEDPAVDDVAFAFKFPVDTVEATGDEGGDSEAEPISEPIPLKQVNATPAANFTASPTTGPAPLEVTFTDTSAGVVHSRFWTFGDGTTAWSNGSATVTHVYALPGNYSVSLTVANDGGEDTLARDDLVRVAPSGPRPIPFFTANRTFGVAPLTVQFTDRSKRGPLAWHWDFGDGNTSSEKDPVHTYASPGTYTVTLTVWNSGGSATASLPVMVRAAPVFPVPTPTVTIPLLPTISPRPTLPPLPGQPPVAFFKANVTMGRAPLAVQFTDMSFNAPTAWAWDFGDGANSTERNPVHVYVLPGTYTVTLTVRNAAGEGSTQRPVFAR